The nucleotide window CCGCGCCCAACACCAAACGGCCGGCGGAGCTGGTGCCCGACCCGGCGGCGGCCCGGGCGCAGATCAAATTGCTGTTCATCTCGTGCGGCAATAAAGACGGCCTGATCCGCATCAGCCAGGGCATGCATCAGTACCTCAAGGAAAAAGAGGTGCCGCACATCTGGCACGTGGACAACAACGGCCATGATGCCACGCACTGGCGCAACAGCCTGTGGCATTTCCTGCAACGGATTTTCAAGTGACCGATGGGTTGAACCCAGCCGTCGAAATAAAACATCCGACATCTGATGTCTTAAATGCTCCCATCCATGAAACTCGCGCGACGCCTCCTCCTCGGCCTCGCCTTCGTGGGGCTGGCCATGCCGCCGGCGGGCCGGTTGCTGGCCGATTACCCGATCGTGTCGCATCGCTACCTGGCCGATCCCAGCTCGCTCGTGACCAAAGACCGGGTGTACATCTATTGCTCGAATGACGATGAAAGCCCGGTCCAGGGCAGTTACAACATCCCCAACGTCATTTGCGTGTCCAGCAGCGACATGAAGAACTGGACCGATCACGGCTCGGTGTTCCGCGCCAGCGACAGCACCACGTGGGCCAAACGCACCTGGGCTCCGGCGGCGATCGAGCGCGACGGCAAGTTCTTCCTCTACTTCGGCAATGGCGGGGCGAACATCGGCGTGGCGGTGGGGGAGACCCCGATCGGCCCCTTCAAGGATCCGCTGGGCAAACCGCTGATCACTCACAACACCCCCGGCGTGCAGCCGGCCCGCAACATGTGGCTGTTTGATCCGGGCGCGTTCATTGACGACGACGGCCAGGCGTATTTGTACTTTGGCGGCAACGGCGACGACAACGTCCGCGTGGCCAAACTCAAGCCGGACATGATCACCCTGGACGGCGAGGTCATCAAAATGAACGCCACCAACTTTTTTGAGGCCGCCTGGGTGTTCAAACGCAACGGGGTCTATTACTTCACCTATTCCACCACGCCCCGCGCGCAGATGCGGATTGATTACATGACCAGCAATCATCCCATCAACGGCTACACCTACCGCGGCGTGGTGGCCGACCAGCCGCCCATCAACAACAACAACAATCACGCCGCCCAATTCGAGTTCAAGGGCCGCTGGTATCATGTCTATCACAATCGCATCGTTGCCCGCCAGGCGGGCATCC belongs to Verrucomicrobiia bacterium and includes:
- a CDS encoding glycoside hydrolase family 43 protein encodes the protein MKLARRLLLGLAFVGLAMPPAGRLLADYPIVSHRYLADPSSLVTKDRVYIYCSNDDESPVQGSYNIPNVICVSSSDMKNWTDHGSVFRASDSTTWAKRTWAPAAIERDGKFFLYFGNGGANIGVAVGETPIGPFKDPLGKPLITHNTPGVQPARNMWLFDPGAFIDDDGQAYLYFGGNGDDNVRVAKLKPDMITLDGEVIKMNATNFFEAAWVFKRNGVYYFTYSTTPRAQMRIDYMTSNHPINGYTYRGVVADQPPINNNNNHAAQFEFKGRWYHVYHNRIVARQAGIPTGFRRNLAIEEFGFNDDGSIKKVVYTTNGVQQIGRVNPYARVEGETFHAQHGVETEPAGEGGMCLTDLQHGDWVRVVGVDFGARGAKQFTARVASGEAGGAIELRLGGPEGQLVGTCKVENTGGWQSWKTVTCEVKGATGVHDLCLKFTGGDKALLNLDYWQFE